Proteins found in one Sorghum bicolor cultivar BTx623 chromosome 1, Sorghum_bicolor_NCBIv3, whole genome shotgun sequence genomic segment:
- the LOC8055099 gene encoding homeobox-leucine zipper protein HOX15 has protein sequence MEQEEVGLALGLSLGSGHHQQLKEQPPPSSHPCALLEPTLSLSSLPAKDGLTTTPMRRIAAVKRELQVEEDDEATDRALIYSVASSAVVTADDDEGCNSRKKLRLSKEQSALLEDHFKEHSTLNPKQKAALARQLNLRPRQVEVWFQNRRARTKLKQTEVDCELLKRCCETLTEENRRLHRELQQLRALSHPHPAAAFFMPAAAALSICPSCERIATGASAAATTTGADRPNKAGGGPVRAPHLFSPFTKSAAC, from the exons ATGGAGCAAGAAGAGGTCGGGCTAGCCCTGGGCCTCTCCCTCGGCTCCGGTCATCACCAGCAGCTCAAGGAACAGCCACCGCCTTCTTCGCATCCATGTGCGCTGTTGGAGCCGACTCTGTCGCTGAGCAGCCTCCCGGCCAAAGATGGCCTGACGACCACACCGATGAGGAGGATCGCTGCCGTGAAAAGGGAGCTGCAGGTGGAGGAGGACGATGAGGCCACCGACAGGGCGCTTATTTACTCGGTGGCATCGTCGGCGGTGGTCActgccgacgacgacgaagggTGCAACAGCCGGAAGAAGCTGAGGCTGTCCAAGGAGCAGTCGGCGCTGCTGGAGGACCACTTCAAGGAGCACAGCACCCTCAACCCT AAGCAAAAGGCTGCTTTGGCCAGGCAACTGAACCTGAGGCCAAGGCAAGTGGAGGTGTGGTTCCAAAACAGAAGAGCAAG AACAAAGTTGAAGCAGACAGAAGTGGACTGCGAGCTTCTCAAGCGCTGCTGCGAGACGTTAACAGAGGAGAACCGGCGTCTCCACcgcgagctccagcagctccgcGCCCTCAGCCACCCCCACCCGGCAGCTGCCTTTTTCAtgcccgccgccgctgctctCTCCATCTGTCCCTCCTGCGAGCGCATCGCCACCGGAGCGtctgccgccgccaccaccaccggtgCAGATCGCCCTAATAAGGCCGGTGGTGGCCCTGTCCGAGCACCGCACTTGTTCAGCCCTTTCACCAAATCTGCTGCCTGCTGA